In one window of Acetonema longum DSM 6540 DNA:
- a CDS encoding succinate dehydrogenase cytochrome B558, whose amino-acid sequence MNQTDFYLRRLHSLTGIVPVGFFLLEHIFTISRRIAGSAAFDAAVDFLQNMPMKAGLEIGFIALPLLFHGIYGLYAAFAAKNNVATYGYFRNWTFYMQRITAYIAFLFIIWHVWLLRLGGAGLGAVTNAKTLSTVLQDPIVFSLHMIGYIATVFHFTNGIWAFLITWGITTGSRAQLTSQYLCWGLFVLLNIVGLTAMMYF is encoded by the coding sequence TTGAACCAGACAGATTTTTATTTGCGCCGGCTTCATTCCCTGACCGGTATAGTGCCTGTAGGCTTTTTTCTCTTGGAACACATCTTCACTATCTCCCGCAGAATAGCGGGTTCAGCCGCCTTTGACGCAGCGGTGGATTTTCTGCAGAATATGCCGATGAAAGCGGGTCTGGAGATTGGCTTTATCGCTCTTCCTCTCTTATTTCACGGCATCTACGGCTTATATGCGGCTTTTGCCGCCAAAAACAATGTTGCCACTTACGGCTATTTTCGGAACTGGACCTTCTATATGCAGCGGATCACCGCTTATATCGCATTTCTTTTCATTATTTGGCACGTATGGCTGCTGCGCTTGGGTGGAGCGGGTCTGGGCGCTGTGACGAACGCTAAGACCCTCTCCACCGTGCTGCAGGATCCCATTGTTTTTTCCCTTCACATGATTGGATATATTGCCACTGTATTCCACTTTACCAACGGGATATGGGCCTTTTTGATTACCTGGGGTATTACAACCGGTTCCCGGGCGCAGTTAACCAGTCAGTATCTCTGCTGGGGGCTGTTTGTGCTGCTGAACATCGTCGGCCTGACAGCAATGATGTATTTCTGA
- a CDS encoding LysR family transcriptional regulator substrate-binding protein has product MSLTPEGQVFLRRVEKILREMREAVREMDDFCQLKRGGIKIAVPPMIGAYLFPDIFTHFKNSHPFLDLLVFEEGSLAARAMLEREELDLGIIILPEHSDNLNTIPIVQETIVLCVAPTHRLSRENQVSFKQLKNEEFILLKEDSYHRQVIMEQCQIYQFQPRVIFSSTQIQTIKALVSSGAGISFLMQRVVAQDAPQIISLPLAEPITINIGLAWKKDKYLSKASQAFIEFIHEYTQSPDFHNPWRLLPQSFPPCKMKELS; this is encoded by the coding sequence GTGTCATTAACGCCGGAAGGGCAGGTGTTTTTGCGCCGGGTGGAAAAAATCCTGCGGGAAATGCGGGAAGCGGTCAGAGAAATGGACGACTTTTGCCAGTTGAAGCGAGGTGGCATCAAAATAGCCGTGCCCCCGATGATTGGCGCTTATTTGTTCCCTGACATTTTCACCCATTTTAAGAATTCACACCCTTTCCTGGACCTGCTGGTCTTTGAGGAAGGATCCCTTGCAGCCCGCGCAATGCTGGAACGGGAAGAATTAGACCTTGGCATCATCATCCTGCCGGAACACTCGGACAATCTCAACACTATCCCTATCGTCCAGGAAACCATCGTGTTATGCGTGGCCCCCACCCATCGCCTGAGCCGGGAAAACCAGGTTTCTTTCAAGCAACTGAAAAATGAAGAATTTATTCTTCTGAAAGAGGATTCCTATCATCGGCAGGTCATTATGGAGCAATGCCAAATCTATCAGTTCCAGCCCCGCGTCATTTTTTCCTCTACTCAGATCCAAACGATCAAAGCCCTGGTCTCTTCCGGCGCCGGCATCTCTTTTCTCATGCAGAGGGTGGTGGCCCAAGATGCGCCGCAGATTATCAGTCTGCCGTTGGCAGAGCCCATTACGATCAACATCGGTTTGGCCTGGAAAAAAGACAAGTACCTGTCTAAGGCTTCACAGGCATTTATTGAATTTATTCATGAATACACTCAATCCCCGGATTTTCATAACCCTTGGCGTCTTTTGCCCCAGTCATTTCCGCCTTGCAAGATGAAGGAGCTGTCTTAA
- a CDS encoding Fe-S-containing hydro-lyase produces MSQKRITTPLTEETARSLKAGDSVLITGVIYTGRDAAHKRMVETLDKGEALPVDMRDQIIYYVGPAPAKPGQPIGSAGPTTSGRMDAYTPKMLAQGLRGMIGKGYRSAEVVEAMKKYGCVYLAATGGAAALIAKTIKKYEVMAYEDLGTEAIAKLTVEDFPAIVVIDSQGNNFYEEGQKPYRRL; encoded by the coding sequence ATGTCACAAAAACGGATTACGACCCCTCTGACTGAAGAAACTGCCCGCTCGTTAAAAGCCGGTGACAGCGTGCTGATTACCGGTGTGATCTACACCGGGCGGGATGCGGCTCATAAACGGATGGTGGAGACTCTGGACAAAGGCGAGGCTCTGCCGGTTGATATGCGCGACCAGATTATTTATTATGTAGGTCCTGCTCCGGCTAAGCCTGGTCAGCCTATCGGGTCTGCCGGACCTACCACCAGCGGCCGCATGGATGCCTATACTCCCAAAATGCTGGCTCAAGGGTTGCGGGGTATGATTGGCAAGGGATACCGTTCGGCGGAAGTCGTGGAAGCTATGAAAAAATATGGCTGTGTGTATTTGGCCGCTACAGGCGGCGCGGCTGCTTTGATCGCTAAGACCATCAAAAAGTATGAAGTAATGGCTTATGAAGATTTAGGAACAGAAGCGATTGCCAAACTCACGGTAGAAGACTTTCCGGCTATAGTGGTGATTGACAGTCAGGGCAATAACTTCTACGAAGAAGGACAAAAACCATATCGGAGGTTATAA
- a CDS encoding fumarate hydratase: protein MRTVEAKVITAAIAKLCIDANYYLSPDVYDALVAGKEKEESPLGREILGQLVDNACIARNQAMPICQDTGMAVVFMEIGQDVHITGGDLEAAVNAGVVQGYKEGYLRKSVVNDPMFVRKNTGDNTPAILHLSIVPGDKIKITIAPKGFGSENMSAVKMLTPSAGVAGVKKFVTDTVTAAGSNPCPPMVVGVGIGGTFEKAAFLAKKALLRPINKHNADPMYAKLEEELLELVNKTGVGPQGLGGTITALGVNVEYYPTHIAGMPVAININCHATRHAEIEI from the coding sequence ATGCGTACAGTAGAGGCCAAAGTCATTACGGCAGCCATAGCTAAACTTTGCATTGACGCCAATTACTATCTGTCTCCGGACGTCTACGATGCTTTGGTTGCTGGCAAGGAAAAGGAAGAATCGCCCCTGGGCAGAGAAATTCTGGGGCAATTGGTGGACAATGCCTGTATCGCCAGAAACCAAGCCATGCCTATCTGCCAGGACACCGGTATGGCCGTGGTTTTTATGGAAATCGGACAGGATGTTCACATCACTGGCGGCGATTTGGAAGCTGCGGTGAATGCCGGGGTAGTCCAGGGCTATAAAGAGGGCTATTTACGAAAATCAGTGGTCAATGATCCGATGTTTGTCCGCAAAAATACCGGGGATAATACGCCGGCCATCCTGCATCTCTCCATCGTTCCCGGCGACAAAATTAAAATCACCATCGCTCCCAAAGGCTTTGGCAGTGAGAATATGAGCGCGGTGAAAATGCTGACCCCTTCCGCCGGCGTAGCCGGAGTGAAGAAATTCGTCACCGATACGGTGACCGCTGCCGGGTCTAATCCCTGTCCGCCCATGGTCGTCGGCGTTGGGATCGGCGGCACCTTTGAAAAAGCTGCCTTTCTGGCGAAAAAGGCTTTGTTGCGGCCGATTAACAAGCATAATGCCGATCCGATGTACGCTAAACTGGAGGAGGAATTGCTGGAACTGGTCAACAAAACCGGCGTGGGTCCTCAAGGGTTAGGCGGGACAATTACCGCTCTGGGTGTCAATGTGGAATATTATCCTACCCATATCGCCGGTATGCCGGTTGCTATCAATATTAACTGTCATGCCACCAGGCATGCGGAAATTGAAATATAA
- the kduI gene encoding 5-dehydro-4-deoxy-D-glucuronate isomerase → MEIRTAVSPRDIKAYTTERMREEFLIQDLLLPGKIKMVYSHVDRIIAGGARPAEPIALQAGKEIGADFFLQRREMGIVNIGPAGTVMVDGTEYRLEKSDGLYVSMGSKDLVFSSDDPKNPAKFYFNSCPAHAAFPTKKILKKDIKGNHLGSIQQSNERTIYKYIDPQAGAKSCQLVMGMTVLEPGNMWNSMPCHTHDRRMEVYFYFDLPENAVVFHLMGEPAETRHIVMRNEEAVISPSWSIHSGVGTASYTFIWGMCGENQNFDDMDHVPMAILK, encoded by the coding sequence ATGGAAATCAGAACAGCGGTAAGTCCCAGAGATATTAAGGCCTATACTACCGAAAGAATGAGAGAAGAATTCTTAATTCAGGATTTATTACTGCCTGGCAAAATAAAAATGGTATATAGCCACGTGGACCGGATCATCGCCGGCGGAGCACGGCCGGCGGAACCGATTGCCCTGCAGGCGGGCAAAGAGATCGGCGCGGACTTTTTCCTGCAAAGAAGAGAAATGGGTATTGTCAATATCGGACCGGCCGGGACTGTGATGGTAGACGGCACAGAGTACAGGCTGGAGAAATCTGATGGGTTGTATGTGAGTATGGGGTCGAAGGACCTGGTATTCTCCAGTGACGATCCCAAGAACCCGGCGAAATTTTATTTCAATAGCTGCCCGGCCCACGCGGCTTTTCCGACGAAAAAGATACTGAAGAAAGACATCAAAGGTAATCACCTGGGATCGATTCAGCAATCCAACGAGCGCACTATTTATAAATACATTGATCCCCAGGCAGGAGCGAAGAGTTGCCAGCTGGTCATGGGCATGACGGTACTTGAACCGGGAAATATGTGGAACAGTATGCCTTGTCACACTCATGACCGGCGCATGGAGGTTTATTTTTATTTTGACCTGCCGGAGAATGCGGTCGTATTCCATCTGATGGGTGAGCCGGCTGAAACGCGGCACATTGTGATGAGAAATGAAGAAGCCGTCATTTCTCCCAGCTGGTCCATTCATTCCGGCGTGGGAACCGCCAGTTATACCTTTATTTGGGGAATGTGCGGTGAGAATCAGAATTTCGACGACATGGACCATGTTCCGATGGCAATACTGAAATAG
- the tkt gene encoding transketolase has protein sequence MNQATDQLCVNTIRMLAVDAIEKAKSGHPGMPMGAAPMAYVLWNKFLRHSPLNPAWPDRDRFVLSAGHGSMLLYALLHLTGYDLPLEELKKFRQWESRTPGHPEFSYTAGVETTTGPLGQGLANAVGMAIAERHLAARFNRPGYDIVDHYTYTIVGDGCLMEGISHEAASLAGTLKLGKLICLYDDNHISIEGSTDIAFGDDSLKRFEAYGWQVLAVKDGNDLTAIEAAIEQAKKDNARPSLIAVRTEIGYGSPGKQGKASAHGEPLGESEVALVKEGFGWPKEPSFYVPDEAARHFQAVAEQNNQQEQAWQKLFASYATGFPELAAEWQRGLEGQLPDNWDQDLPVYPPSAKGMATRAASGEALTAIAGKVPNLIGGSADLAPSTKTYMKGLGDFSAANPAGRNMRFGVREHGMGSVMNGMALHGGLIPFGATFLAFADYMRPPIRLAALMRQKAVYVFTHDSIGLGEDGPTHQPIEQVASLRVIPELTVIRPADANETVEAWRYAMESQEGPVALIFTRQNVPVIDRSRYESHGDLFQGAYIVDKGGVKPDVILMGTGSELHIALEAAAKLKEKGITARVVSMPSWELFDEQPSEYRDMVLPPSIGARIAIEAGSTQGWHKYVGDKGEIVGMDHFGASAPAEILYEKFGITAEHLVNRAVKLCRGK, from the coding sequence ATGAACCAAGCAACTGACCAATTGTGCGTCAACACAATACGGATGTTGGCGGTCGATGCCATCGAAAAGGCGAAATCCGGGCATCCTGGCATGCCGATGGGGGCTGCTCCCATGGCTTATGTCCTGTGGAATAAATTTTTGCGCCACAGTCCGCTAAATCCGGCCTGGCCTGACCGTGACCGGTTTGTCTTGTCAGCCGGCCATGGTTCGATGCTCTTGTATGCTCTGCTGCATCTGACCGGTTATGATTTGCCCCTGGAAGAATTGAAAAAATTCCGCCAATGGGAGAGCCGGACTCCCGGACATCCGGAGTTCAGCTACACGGCAGGAGTGGAGACAACGACCGGCCCCCTGGGCCAGGGTCTGGCCAACGCAGTCGGCATGGCTATCGCTGAGCGTCATCTGGCGGCCAGGTTCAATCGCCCCGGTTATGATATCGTGGATCACTACACCTATACCATCGTCGGCGACGGCTGCCTGATGGAGGGAATCTCCCACGAAGCCGCCTCTCTGGCTGGCACGCTGAAACTGGGCAAGCTGATTTGCCTTTATGATGATAATCATATTTCAATAGAAGGCAGTACTGATATTGCATTTGGCGACGACAGCCTCAAACGGTTTGAAGCTTACGGCTGGCAGGTCCTGGCTGTGAAGGACGGCAATGATTTGACAGCCATTGAAGCAGCCATTGAGCAGGCTAAAAAGGATAATGCCAGACCCAGTCTAATTGCTGTTCGCACCGAGATCGGCTATGGCAGCCCGGGTAAGCAGGGAAAAGCCAGCGCTCATGGCGAGCCCTTGGGTGAGAGCGAAGTGGCCTTGGTAAAAGAAGGTTTTGGCTGGCCGAAAGAACCGTCTTTTTACGTTCCGGATGAGGCGGCGCGGCATTTTCAGGCTGTAGCCGAACAAAACAACCAGCAGGAACAGGCTTGGCAAAAACTTTTTGCCTCCTACGCCACAGGGTTTCCCGAACTGGCGGCTGAGTGGCAGCGGGGTTTAGAGGGACAGCTTCCGGACAATTGGGACCAGGATCTGCCGGTCTATCCGCCCAGTGCCAAAGGCATGGCCACCAGAGCTGCCTCCGGCGAGGCTTTGACGGCTATTGCCGGGAAAGTTCCCAATCTCATCGGCGGTTCCGCCGACCTGGCGCCATCTACTAAGACATATATGAAAGGTTTAGGTGACTTTAGCGCCGCTAACCCGGCCGGCCGCAATATGCGCTTTGGCGTCCGAGAGCATGGTATGGGATCCGTCATGAACGGCATGGCGCTCCATGGCGGTTTAATTCCTTTTGGCGCTACATTCCTGGCGTTTGCCGATTACATGCGTCCCCCCATCCGCCTGGCGGCCTTGATGCGGCAAAAAGCTGTTTATGTGTTTACCCATGACAGCATCGGTCTGGGGGAAGACGGTCCGACTCATCAGCCGATAGAGCAGGTGGCTTCCTTGCGGGTTATCCCTGAACTCACCGTCATCCGTCCGGCTGATGCCAATGAAACGGTGGAAGCTTGGCGTTACGCCATGGAAAGCCAGGAAGGGCCTGTGGCCTTGATCTTCACCCGCCAAAATGTGCCGGTGATTGACCGCAGCCGTTACGAGTCCCATGGCGATCTGTTCCAGGGTGCTTATATTGTGGATAAAGGCGGCGTTAAGCCGGATGTGATTCTGATGGGCACCGGTTCGGAACTGCATATCGCTTTGGAAGCTGCCGCTAAACTCAAGGAAAAAGGCATTACGGCCCGGGTTGTCAGCATGCCCAGCTGGGAACTGTTTGATGAACAGCCTTCTGAATATCGTGACATGGTGCTGCCGCCTTCCATAGGGGCCAGGATCGCAATTGAAGCCGGCAGCACCCAGGGCTGGCACAAATATGTGGGGGATAAGGGCGAAATCGTGGGTATGGACCACTTTGGCGCTTCCGCCCCTGCGGAGATCCTTTACGAGAAATTCGGCATTACGGCTGAGCATTTGGTAAACCGGGCGGTAAAACTCTGCCGGGGAAAATAA